Sequence from the Pseudomonas sp. LS.1a genome:
CAAGGCGACCTGGCCTTGCAGATCACCGCACTCCCGCGCGAGACCAACGGGTTTGGCGACATCTTCGGCGGCTGGCTGGTCGCCCAGATGGACCTGGCCGGCACCGCCATGGCCAGCCGTGTCGCCGGCGGCCGCGTGGCCACCGTAGCCATCGACCGCATGGCCTTTCTGGTACCGGTCGCCGTCGGCGCGCAGCTGTCGTTCTATACCCAGACCCTGGAAATCGGCCGCAGCTCGATCCAGATGATGGTCGAAGTGTGGAGCGACGACCCGCTGTCCAGCGAATGGCGCAAGGTCACCGAAGCCGTGTTCGTCTTCGTCGCCATCGACGGCAGTGGCCGCACCCGCTCCGTACCTCGTCGCTGAGCCACGCCGGCGGTAAACTCATTGCATGTGCCCGGGTCCAAGGCCCACTGGCAATCAATGAGATAAATGCAATGGCTACCTTCCAGGTCGTAACCGAGCAACATGGCGAACTCAACTGCTGGCGTATCAGCAGCGACCACGCCGAACTGTTGATCGCCCAGCAGGGCGCGCAGATCCTCAGCTACCAGCGCGTTGGCCAGCCACCGCTGCTGTGGCTGAGCGACCAGGCCATCTTCCGTCAGGGCAAGTCGGTACGCGCCGGTGTGCCGGTGTGCTGGCCGTGGTTCGGCAATCTGCAGCGCAACCCCCAGGCCGTGCAGGCCATGTACCGCGGCGAGCAGGCACCTGCCCACGGCTTGGCGCGCGCGCGCGACTGGCAATTGCTGGGTATCGAGGAAGCAGGTGATGGCCTGCGCATCGAATTCGAACTGCCAGAAGCGCAGGGTGACCTGCCTGGCTGGCCTCATGACGTCGAGCTGAAGCTGGTAGTGGAGCTGGGCGAGGACCTGCTGCTGAACCTGACCAGCCGCAACATGGGCAATACCCCCGTTACCATCAGCCAGGCCCTGCACAGCTACTTCGCGGTCAGTGACGTGCGCCAGGCGCGGGTCGAAGGGGTCGAAGGGCTGGGCTATATCGAGACCCTGGCTGGCTGGGAACAACGCCAGCAGCAGGGGCCGCTGGGGTTTGCCGGGGAGACTGACCGGATCTACCTGGCAACCCCGCAGACGCTGAGCATTGTCGACCCACATTGGAGCCGGCGAATTACCTTGACCAGCAGCGGGTCGCGCTCGGCGGTGATCTGGAACCCTTGGACCGAGCGGGCCAAGGATCTGCCGGACATGGCCGATGACGGGTGGCAGCGGATGCTGTGCATCGAGACGGCGAACGTGTGGGATGACCTGGTGGAATTGAAGCCTGGGGCCAGCAGCTCGCTGGGGGTCAGGATTGGCTGTGAAATGATCTGAGTCTTGCAGTGCCTGTTCGGGCCCCTTCGCGGGTAAACCCGCTCCCACAGGGTCTCCACAATATTCAGGGTTTGTGGAGACCCTGTGGGAGCGGGTTTACCCGCGAAAGGGCCGGCGCAGGCAATCAGAGGTCGGCGTCTTCCACCACCCTGACCTTCCCCGCATCCAGCGCATAGGCCGCATCGGCCAGGTCATTGCTGACCTTCTCCACCTTCAGCTTGCCGCTGACCCACAGCGGTGTGTAGATGTCATCGATCTTCAGGCCTTTCGGGTAGCGCACCAGCACCAGCTGGTTAGGCGGTGGTGGCGGCACATGGATGCACGCGCCCGGGTATGGCACCAGGAAGAACAGTGTGCTGTTGCCCTTGGCGTCGCTCTCCAGCGGCACCGGGTAGCCACCCAGGCGAATGTCCTTGCCGTTCATGGCCGCCACGGTCTTGGTCGAGTACATCACCGCCGGCAGGCCCTTGCCCTGCTTCAGGCCGCCCTTGTCGGTAAAGGTGCCCATGGCTTCCGGCGAGTTGTGGTCGATTTCGGGCATTTGCTCGAGCGCCTGCTGGTCCGACTCGGGCATCAGCTCCAGCCAGTCGGTTTCAGGCAGTTCGGCATGGGCCAGGGCGCTGGCCAACAGCAGTGGAGCGAGGAAAAAGGCACGCATGAAAATGCTCGGCAACTCGAATGAATTGCCGGGCATTCTAACCACTATTCAGCGTTTCTTGATGAATCCGTAGACCACCAGAAGGATCACGGCACCGACCAGCGCGCCAAGGAAACCCGAAACCTGCCCGGCCTGGTAGATGCCCAGCGCCTGGCCGCCGTAGGTGGCCAGCAGGGAGCCGGCAATCCCCAGCAGGATGGTCATGATCCAGCCCATGCTGTCGTCGCCCGGCTTGATGAAGCGGGCCAGCAGGCCGACGATAAGGCCGATGAAGATGGTTCCGATGATACCCATGGCAATCCCTCTGCAGTGAAGATGGAACAAGCCAAAGCCTAGACAGCGCTTTGGCTTGTCGCCATTTCAGAGGGCAAGCCGCTGTAGAAGTTCGATCAGTTGCCGATCAGGGCTTCCACTTCGGCAATCTTGCGCTCGAGGGTGGCCATGTCGTGGCAGCGCAGGGTGGCGTGGCCAACCTTGCGACCGACCTTGAAGGCCTTGCCGTAGTGGTGCAGGTGGCAATCACCGATGGCAACCACCTTGTCCACTGCCGGCACTTCACCGATGAAGTTGAGCATCGCGCTCTCGCCGACCTTGGCGGTCGAGCCCAGCGGCAGGCCGGCGACGGCCCGCAGGTGGTTCTCGAACTGGCTGCACTCGGCGCCCTCGATGGTCCAGTGCCCGGAGTTGTGCACACGCGGGGCGATTTCGTTGGCCTTCAGGCCACCATCGACTTCGAAGAACTCGAAGGCCATCACGCCCACATAGTCCAGTTGCTTGAGCACGCGGCCCACGTAGTCTTCGGCCAGGGCCTGCAGCGGGTGCGCCTGGCTGGCGACCGACAGGCGCAGGATGCCGCTTTCGTGGGTGTTGTGCACCAGCGGGTAGAAGCGGGTTTCGCCATCGCGGGCACGCACGGCCACCAGCGACACTTCGCCGGTGAACGGCACGAAGCCTTCCAGCAGGCACGGTACGCTACCCAGCTCGGCAAAGGTACCGACCACGTCCTCAGGCGTGCGCAGTACCTTCTGGCCCTTGCCGTCGTAACCCAGGGTGCGGGTTTTCAGCACGGCCGGCAGGCCGATGCTGGCCACCGCGGCGTCCAGGTCGGCCTGCGAGAGGATGTCGGCGAAGGCCGGGGTGGGGATACCCAGGTCGCGGAACATGCTCTTCTCGAACAGGCGGTCACGGGCGATGCGCAGCGCTTCGGCGCTGGGGTACACCGGCACGAACTGCGAGAGGAAGGCCACGGTCTCGGCCGGGACGCTTTCGAACTCGAAGGTGACCAGGTCGACTTCGTCGGCCAACTGGCGCAGGTGATCCTGGTCGCCGTAGTCGGCACGCAGGTGCTCGCCCAGCGGCGCGGCGCAGGCGTCCGGCGCCGGGTCAAGGAAGGCGAAGTTCATGCCCAGCGGGGTACCCGCCAGAGCCAGCATGCGGCCCAGCTGGCCGCCACCGATTACACCGATCTTCATGGGTTGAGCCTCAAGCCTGGCGCGGGTCTGGGTTGTCCAGCACGGTGTCGGTCTGTTCCGTGCGGAACTGCTTGAGCGCCGCGTGGTACTGCGGGTACTTGGCGCCAAGGATGCTGGCCGACAGCAGCGCGGCGTTGACCGCACCGGCACGGCCGATGGCCAGGGTGGCTACCGGTACGCCGGCTGGCATCTGCACGATCGACAACAGCGAATCGACACCCGACAGCATCGACGATTGCACGGGCACGCCCAGCACCGGCAGGTGGGTCTTGGCGGCGCACATGCCTGGCAGGTGGGCTGCACCACCGGCACCGGCGATGATCACCTCGATGCCACGGCCCTCAGCCTCCTCGGCATACTGGAACAGCAGATCCGGGGTGCGGTGGGCGGAAACCACCTTCACTTCGTAGGGAATGCCGAGTTTTTCCAGCATATCGGCGGTGTGGCTAAGGGTGGACCAATCGGACTTGGAGCCCATGATCACGCCAACCAGTGCACTCATCGTCGAGCCTCTTCGCTTGTGCGCCCTTGGGCGCGTCAAAAAACAACAAGCCACGCGGGACGACCGGCGTGGCTTGTTTGCTGATCAGGACCGGACGCATCCGGTCGAAAGGCCGCGCAGTATACCGTAAGGTGGTGCGTTTAAGGCACCCCGGCGACCAACTGTCGCCCCTTATTTTTCGGGGCTTTGGCTGACTTTCGGGTCAACCATTGCCGCCCCTTCGAGCTTGCGCCACAACAGCCTTACATTGGCCTTGCGCACCAGTGCGCAGCGGTACAGGCGAATTTCCAGCGGCACATGCCACTGGCTACCGCCACAGATCGCCAGTTCGCCCCGCTCCAGTTCGCCGCGCATCGACAGCCGCGGCACCCAGGCGATGCCCATGCCTTCCAGCGCCATGCTCTTGAGACTGTCTGCCATGGCGGTTTCATAGACGGTGGTATAGCGCAGGTTGCGCTGGCGCAGCAGCAAATTGACCGAGCGACCGAGGAAAGCGCCGGCGGTATAGGCCAGCAGCGGCACGCTACCCTCGCCTTCCAGGTCGAACAACGGCTTGCCGTCGGCATCCACGGCGCATACCGGCAACATTTCAGTGGTACCCATGTGCAGCGACGGGAAGATTTCGGCATCCATCTGCAGGGCGGCATCCGGGTCATAGAAGGCCAGCATCAGGTCGCAGCCACCTTCGCGCAATGCATGCACGGCATCTCCGACGTTGGTCGCAACCAGGCGGGTGGCGATGTTCAACCCGTCGTTGCGCAACTGGGCCACCCAACGTGGGAAAAAGCCCGATGCCAGGGAGTGTGCCGCGGCCACCTGCACCACCTCGCCCTGGCCACCTTCCAGATGATGCAAATGGCGGAGAATTTCGCTCAACTGGTCGACAACAGTACGCGCCGTGACGAGAAACAGCTGCCCGGCCTCGGTCAGTTCGATCGGCGTGCGGGAACGGTTCACCAACTGCAGGCCCAAGGCGGCTTCCAGGCTGCGAATACGTCGGCTGAAGGCCGGTTGGGTGACGAAACGCCGCTCTGCCGCCTGGGAAAAACTGCGGGTGGCGGCCAGCGCGCTGAAGTCTTCCAGCCATTTGCTTTCAAGGTTCACGAAGCACATCTCCTGGCGTGCACCAAAATGGAACACGCTCGAATGTCAATTGGCGTCACATGAAACACTATGCCGTTTGTGCATAGGTTAGCGTGCAACAGCATTGGCCGCAAAATCACCTTCAGGCCTAGGATTGGCGCCATTCCGGCATGTGCCGGGTCAAAATCGAGATGATATACATCATGTCCTCCGCTGCATCGTTCCGCGTCGAAAAAGACTTGTTGGGCACCCTTGAAGTTCCTGCAGATGCCTACTACGGCATCCAGACCCTGCGCGCTGCCAACAACTTCCACCTCTCCGGTGTTCCGCTGTCGCACTACCCGAAGCTGGTCGTGGCCCTGGCCATGGTCAAGCAGGCTGCTGCCGACGCCAACCGTGAGCTGGGTCACCTGAGCGATGCCAAGCACGCTGCCATCACCGCAGCCTGCGCCCGCCTGATCAAAGGCGATTACCACGACCAGTTCGTGGTGGACATGATCCAGGGCGGTGCTGGTACTTCTACCAACATGAACGCCAACGAAGTCATCGCCAACGTCGCGCTGGAGGCCATGGGCCACCAGAAGGGTGAGTACCAGTACCTGCACCCGAACAACGACGTGAACATGGCGCAGTCGACCAACGACGCCTACCCGACGGCCATCCGCCTGGGCCTGCTGCTGGGCCACGACGCCCTGCTGGCCAGCCTCGACAGCCTGATCCAGGCCTTCGCTGCCAAGGGTAAAGAGTTCGATCACGTACTGAAGATGGGCCGTACCCAGCTGCAGGACGCCGTACCGATGACCCTGGGCCAGGAATTCCGCGCCTTCGCCACCACCATGACCGAAGACCTGCAGCGCCTGCGCTCGCTGGCCCCGGAACTGCTGACCGAAATCAACCTGGGCGGTACCGCCATCGGCACCGGCATCAACGCCGACCCTGGCTACCAGGCCCTGGCCGTGCAGCGCCTGGCTGCCATCAGCGGCCAGCCGCTGGTACCGGCTGCCGACCTGATCGAAGCCACCTCCGACATGGGCGCCTTCGTGCTGTTCTCCGGCATGCTCAAGCGTACCGCCGTCAAGCTGTCGAAGATCTGCAACGACCTGCGCCTGCTGTCCAGCGGCCCACGCACCGGCATCAACGAGATCAACCTGCCAGCGCGTCAGCCAGGCAGCTCGATCATGCCAGGCAAGGTCAACCCGGTTATCCCGGAAGCCGTCAACCAGGTGGCCTTCGCCATCATGGGCAACGACCTGGCCCTGACCGTCGCCGCCGAAGGTGGCCAGCTGCAGTTGAACGTGATGGAGCCGCTGATCGCCTACAAGATCTTCGACTCGATCCGCCTGCTGCAACGCGCCATGGACATGCTGCGCGAGCACTGCATCGTCGGCATCACCGCCAACGAACAGCGCTGCCGTGAACTGGTCGAGCACTCGATCGGCCTGGTCACCGCCCTGAACCCGTACATCGGCTACGAAAACGCCACCCGTATCGCCCGCGTTGCCCTGGAAACCGGCCGCGGCGTGCTGGAACTGGTGCGCGAAGAGAAGCTGCTGGACGACGCGATGCTCGACGACATCCTGCGTCCGGAAAACATGATCGCTCCCCGTCTGGTTCCGCTGAAGGCGTAACCAGGCCGCTGTAAACAGTCTCACCAGGTCGAGGGACTAGACACCTCTCAACCTTTCCAAGGCCCGAGCCTATGCTTCGGGCCTTTTTTTTCGCCTGCAGGATTTTGCGGCTGACTTGCAGCCCTATCGGCACACAACTTGCTCGATAATGCGTCCCAGCCCAACGGGATTACCCAGCATGCTGCATAGCCACCTCACCACCCTCAACGCGGTTTCGCTGATCCTCAACGTCTTCCAGGCAGACGGTTGCGAGGCGTCGGCGCTGCTGGCCGGCAGCGGCATCGGCCCGGCAGACCTGGGCCATGCCGATGCGCGCATCACCACCCAGCAGGAACTGCAGGTGTGCGCCAACGCCGTTGCCCGGCGCGAGGATATCGGCCTGGAACTGGGCCGGCGCATGCATGTGTCGTGCTACGGCATGCTCGGTTACGCCCTGCTCTCCAGTGCCACTTTGGGTGACGCCTTGCGCCTGGCGCTGCAGTATCCGGCACTGCTGGGAACAGTCTTCAAGCTGCGTTTGCTCGACGACGGCCAGCGCGTCTGGTTCAGCGCCAGCGATTACCACGACAGCCCGGCGCTGACCGCCTTCAACGCCGAGTTCTGCCTGGTGTCGCTGAAGGTCATCTGCGACGACCTGCTCGGTCGCCCGTTGCCCCTGCTGGGCGCCCGTTTCGAGCACCCGCGGCCTGGCTACCACGCGCTCTATGCCGGGGCGTTCCAGGGCCCGGTCCGTTTCGACGCCGAGGACAATGCCTTTGCCTTCGAACGGCGCTGGCTGGACACGCCACTGCCACTGGCCGACCCGATTACCCACAAGGCCATGAGCGAACGCTGCCGGCGCCTTAACCTGGAGTTCACCGGCCGCCAGGCCTGGCTGGGGCGGATTCGCCAACTGCTGGCGCAGCAACTGGATGCAGCGCCCGGGCTGGAAGGGCTGGCGCGACAGATGAACTGCTCATCGCGCACCCTGCGCCGGCACTTGCAGGCGCTGGGCAGCAGTTATCAACAGCTGCTGGATGAACTGAGGTTCGAGCGGGCCAAGCAGTTGCTGGCCGATGAGCAGATGCCGATCTACCGGATTGCCGAGTCCCTGGGGTTCAGCGAGACCGCCAGTTTCCGGCATGCCTTCCAGCGTTGGAGTGGTGTCGCGCCCAGCCATTTTCGCGGTTGACCTGCACCGGCCTCTTCGCGGGCTCGCCCGCTCCCACAGGATCTCCACAACCCTTGAATATTCTGGTGTACCTGTGGGAGCGGGCAAGCCCGCGAAGAGGCCGGTACAGGAAAACCTGGCCAAAGAGCTTGGCCACATCGATCCCCTTTTGGCCACTTGCGTCGTTCTCCCCCACTGGCCCGCCCATGAAAATGGACCCACGCCAGTACCCACCGGAGAACAACAATGCTGACGATCTATTCCGATGACCACCGCCTGCACCACGGCCGCTGCGAGCTGATCGACGGCAAGCTGATGCCCTGCTTCGAAATGCCGTCACGCGCCGACCATGTGCTCGACCAGGTCAAAAAGCGCAACCTCGGCGACATCCAGGGCCCCACCGACTTCGGCCGCGCCCCTTTGCTGCGCATCCACAGCGCCGATTACCTGAACTTCTTCGAAGGCGCCTGGGCGCGCTGGGCCGCACTGGGCCAGGAAGGCGACCTGCTGCCGTTCACCTGGCCCGCACGCACCCTGCGCCAGGTAAAACCCACCGGCCTGCACGGTGAACTGGGTTATTACAGCTTCGATGCCGGTGCACCGATCACCGCCGGCACCTGGCAGGCCGCCTACAGTGCCGCCCAGGTCGCCCTCACCGCCCAGGCGGCGATTCAGCAAGGCGCACATTCCGCCTTTGCCCTGTGCCGCCCGCCAGGGCACCACGCGGCTGGCGAAGTCATGGGCGGCTATTGCTACCTGAACAACGCCGCCATCGCCGCCCAGGCCTTCCTCGACCAGGGCCGGCGCAAGGTCGCCATCCTCGACGTCGATTACCATCACGGCAACGGCACCCAGGACATCTTCTACAACCGCAACGATGTGTTCTTCGCCTCGATCCACGGCGATCCGCGCGACGAGTTCCCGTTCTTCCTCGGCTATGCCGACGAAACCGGCGAGGGTGCCGGCCAAGGCTGCAACATCAACTACCCACTGCCGGCCGGCAGCGACTGGGCCGCCTGGAGCGACGCCCTGGAGGACGCTTGCCAGCGTATCGCCGCCTATGACGCCGACGTGCTGGTGATCTCCCTGGGCGTCGACACCTTCAAGGACGACCCGATCTCACAGTTCAAGCTGGACAGCCCGGACTACCTGGAAATGGGCAAGCGCATCGCCCGGCTCGGCAAGCCGACCCTGTTCGTGATGGAAGGCGGCTACGCTGTGGAAGAAATCGGTATCAACGCAGTCAATGTGCTGGAAGGCTTCCAGCGCGCCCAGCCAGGAGCCCGATAATGGTCCGACTCAAGCGCCTGCTCGCCCCGTTCATCGCCGCGAGCCTGTTCACCGGTGCCCTGCAAGCCCAGGCCGAACAGCGCACCCTGCGGGTGTACAACTGGTTCGACTACATCACCCCGCAAACCCTCACCGAGTTCAAGAAGGACAGCGGGGTGAAGCTGGTGTATGACATCTTCGACACCAACGAGGCGCTGGAAGCCAAGCTGCTGACCGGCAACTCCGGGTATGACGTGGTGGTGCCGTCCAACGTGTTCCTCGCCAAGCAGATCGAAGCGGGGGTGTTCCAGCCGCTTGACCGCAGCAAGCTGCCGAACTGGCAGCACCTGGACCCGGCACTGATGAAGCTGATCGAGGCCAACGACCCCGGCAACAAGTTTGCCGTGCCCTACATGTACGGCACCGTACTGATCGGCTTCAACCCGGCCAAGGTCAAAGCTGCGCTCGGCGACAACGCCCCGGTGGACAGCTGGGATCTGATCTTCAAGGAAGAGAACATCGCCAAGCTCAAGCAGTGCGGCGTGGCCCTGCTCGACTCGCCCTCGGAGATTCTGCCACTGGCATTGCAGTACCTGGGCCTGCCACCGAACAGCGACAAGCCGGCTGATTACAAGAAAGCCGAAGCGCTGATGCTGAAGATCCGCCCGCACATCACCTACTTCCATTCCTCGAAATACATGGCCGACATCGCCAATGGCGATATCTGCGTGGCTGTGGGCTACAGCGGCAGCTTCTCGCAGGCCGCCAACCGCGCCCGCGATGCGAAGAATGGCGTGGTGGTGGACATGCGCCTGCCCAAGGAAGGTGCGCCGATCTGGTTCGACATGCTGGCGATTCCGAAGAACGCGGCCAACCCGGAAGATGCCCATGCATTCATCAACTACCTGCTGCAGCCCGAGGTAATTGCACCGATCAGCGACTTTGTCGGCTACCCGAACCCGAACAAGGATGCGACCGACAAGGTGAGCCCGGCGATTCGCAACAACCCCAACCTGTACCCGACGGCGGAGGCGATGGCCAAGCTGTATACCCTCAAGCCCCTGGCGCGAGATGCAGAGCGGGCGCGGACCCGGGCCTGGACGCGGATCAAGTCCGGTACCTGAGTCGCCTGCTTCGCGGGCACGCCCGCTCCCACAGGATCTGCGCCACACTCAAGGCCAGCGCTGTACCTGTGGGAGCGGGTTTACCCGCGAATAGGCCGCCAAGCCTTGCGCAATTTCATCAACGCCTCGGCAATCTCCCCCTCCGGCACCGCCGCAAACCCCAGCACCAGCCCTGCCCTTTTATCCACAGGTACCTCGCTGTCCGCCAGCCAGAAATTGCTCAGCGGCGTCACCTCCACCCCCACCGCTTCAGCCTTGGCCACCAGTTCCTGCTCCCGCGCAAAGTTATCCACATCGACTTTCACATGCAGCCCGGCCGCCACTTCCGGCATGCCGCCCAACCCCGGAATATCCACAGGCCAGCCGGCCTTGAGCACATTTCGCCGGCTCAACGCCGCCTTGCGCATGCGCCGGATATGCCGCTGGAAGTGCCCCCGTGCCATGAACTCGGCCATCACGCACTGGCTACTGACCTCCGAATGCCGCACCGCCAGCGCCCTGGCCTGGCTGAACGCCTGCGCCAGTTGCGCCGGCAATACCAGGTAGCCCAGGCGCAACGCCGGAAAGGCGATCTTGCCGAAGGTACCGACGTACAGCACCCGCCCGTGGCGGTCGAGCGCAGCAAGCGGGGCCAAGGGCGCACCGCTGTAACGGTATTCGCCGTCGTAGTCGTCTTCGATGATCCAGCCATCGCTGCGCTCGGCCCAGGCCAGCAATTCCAGGCGTCGCGCCAGGCTCATGGTCACCCCGGTCGGGTACTGGTGGGCCGGCGTGACATAGACCAGCCGGCAATCCGCCAGCTGCCCGAGCCGGCGACAGTCCATGCCGTCCTCGTCCACTGGCACGCCATGCAACCTGCCACCGGCCAGCGCAAAGGCATGCCCAGCTGCGCGGTAACCCGGGTTTTCCACAGCCACGCCGTCGCCCGGCTGCAACAGCAACTGTGCACAAAGGCTGATGGCCTGCTGCGCACCACTGGTGATCACAATTTGTTCAGCCGTACAAGTCAGTCCACGCGAGCGACGCAGGTAGGCCGCGATCAGTTCGCGCAGCAGCGGCTCTCCTGCCGGGTCGCCATAGCCCAATTGCGCCGGAGCCGGGTTGCGCCAGAAACCCGCCTGCAGCTTGGCCCAGACGTCGAACGGGAACAGATCGAACGCCGGAATACCGACGCGAAAAGCACGCGGAGCACCGCTTCTTGGCGGCGGCAAATGGTTACTTTTCAGGCGCAGCAAAGGCTCACTGGTACGTCGGCTGCTGGATAAATCCTCAGTATTTTCGGAAGGAAATGTGGATAAGTCTGTTGATAACAGCCAGGATAACCCTGTGGATACTTGTGTGGATAGTTTTGCGGCGGAAAGTTTCGGTAGCTGGCTGACATAGGTGCCGTCGCCTACCCGGCTTTCGATGTAGCCCTCCGCATACAGCTGGTCATAGGCCCGCACCACGCTGTTGCGTGACAGCGCCAGCATGGCAGCCAGATCTCGGGTGGCCGGCAGCCGCGTGCCACTGCTCAGGCGCCCGTCCAGCACCCGCGCACGCAGCGCCTGGTACAACTGCTGGCTGAGCCCGCGGCGGCGATCGAGGGCGATCCCGGCAGGGTCGAAAGGCAATACGAGGGGGCGCTCGCTCATGGCATTGGACCTATGAAATCAGCTTTGAATGGATCTTACTATGAACCAATAGCCTGCCTAGGATGGCGCCATCGCACAAGGAAACCGAGCATGTACAACAGCAAACCCCATCAGGAACACGACCTCGGGCGTCTGCACCAGCACATGCTCGACACCCGACTGGCCATCCTGGTCAGCCAGGGCGAGCAAGGCCTGCTGGCCACGCACCTGCCGGTGCTGGTCGATATCGCCGAAGGCGAATTCGGCACCGTCTATGCCCACCTGGCGCGGGTCAACCGCCAGTGGCACGACCTGGAGCAAGGTGGCGAAGCCCTGCTGGTGTTTCCCGGCGCCGATGCCTATGTCAGCCCCGGCTACTACCCGAGCAAGGCCGACAACCCCAAGGTGGTGCCAACCTGGAACTACCTGGCCGTGCACGCCTATGGCCCGGCAGAAGTGATCCACGACGCCGAGCCTCTGCTGGCCATTGTCAGTCGCCTCACCGAGCGCCACGAACAAGGCCGCAGCGAACCGTGGAAAGTCACCGACGCCCCGCGTGACTACCTCGACGGCATGCTCCGCGCCATCGTCGGCATCCGCCTGCCCATCGCTCGCCTGCAAGGCGCGCGCAAGCTCAGCCAGAACCGCTCTGAGCAAGACATTGCCGGCGTGCGTGAAGGCCTGAGCGCCAGCCCCGATTACCTGGATAACCAACTCGCGGCGCATATGCGCCAACTCTGAAGGAACAGCCCATGTCCAGCGTTACCCTGCGTCCTGTCACCCCCGAAGATCACGCTGCCTGGCACGCCCTGTGGCAGGCCTACTTGCATTTTTATGAATCCGAACTGGCCGAAGAGATCAGCCTCAGCACCTGGCAACGCCTGCTCGACCCGAGTGAACCGACCCATTCAGCCCTGGCCTGGGTCGATGGCAAGGCGGTGGGCATGGTCAACTTCATCTACCATCGTTCCAACTGGAGCATCGGCAACGCCTGCTATCTGCAGGACCTGTACGTGGACAGCGCGCAGCGCGGCCTGGGAATTGGCCGCCAGCTGATCGAGCACGTCTACGCCAGAGCCAAGGCCGACAACTGCAGCAAGGTGTACTGGGTGACCCACGAGACCAACGCCACCGCCATCAGCCTGTACCAGCAGGTTGCCGAGCGCTCGGGCTTCATTCAATTCCGCAAAGAGTTCTAAGCCGAACATGACCGACGCATTGAACTGGAAACCCGCTGCAGCACCCAAGGCCGAGCCCATCGACGGCCGCTTCATCCGCCTGGAAAAGCTCGACCCGGCGCGCCATGGCGACGACCTATGGGAGGCGCTGCAAGGCCCGGCTGCCGACCCGCTGCTGTGGGACTACCTGCCCTATGGCCCGTTCGCCGAACGTGCCGCCTTCGATCGCT
This genomic interval carries:
- a CDS encoding AraC family transcriptional regulator, which codes for MLHSHLTTLNAVSLILNVFQADGCEASALLAGSGIGPADLGHADARITTQQELQVCANAVARREDIGLELGRRMHVSCYGMLGYALLSSATLGDALRLALQYPALLGTVFKLRLLDDGQRVWFSASDYHDSPALTAFNAEFCLVSLKVICDDLLGRPLPLLGARFEHPRPGYHALYAGAFQGPVRFDAEDNAFAFERRWLDTPLPLADPITHKAMSERCRRLNLEFTGRQAWLGRIRQLLAQQLDAAPGLEGLARQMNCSSRTLRRHLQALGSSYQQLLDELRFERAKQLLADEQMPIYRIAESLGFSETASFRHAFQRWSGVAPSHFRG
- a CDS encoding histone deacetylase family protein, with the protein product MLTIYSDDHRLHHGRCELIDGKLMPCFEMPSRADHVLDQVKKRNLGDIQGPTDFGRAPLLRIHSADYLNFFEGAWARWAALGQEGDLLPFTWPARTLRQVKPTGLHGELGYYSFDAGAPITAGTWQAAYSAAQVALTAQAAIQQGAHSAFALCRPPGHHAAGEVMGGYCYLNNAAIAAQAFLDQGRRKVAILDVDYHHGNGTQDIFYNRNDVFFASIHGDPRDEFPFFLGYADETGEGAGQGCNINYPLPAGSDWAAWSDALEDACQRIAAYDADVLVISLGVDTFKDDPISQFKLDSPDYLEMGKRIARLGKPTLFVMEGGYAVEEIGINAVNVLEGFQRAQPGAR
- a CDS encoding polyamine ABC transporter substrate-binding protein; its protein translation is MVRLKRLLAPFIAASLFTGALQAQAEQRTLRVYNWFDYITPQTLTEFKKDSGVKLVYDIFDTNEALEAKLLTGNSGYDVVVPSNVFLAKQIEAGVFQPLDRSKLPNWQHLDPALMKLIEANDPGNKFAVPYMYGTVLIGFNPAKVKAALGDNAPVDSWDLIFKEENIAKLKQCGVALLDSPSEILPLALQYLGLPPNSDKPADYKKAEALMLKIRPHITYFHSSKYMADIANGDICVAVGYSGSFSQAANRARDAKNGVVVDMRLPKEGAPIWFDMLAIPKNAANPEDAHAFINYLLQPEVIAPISDFVGYPNPNKDATDKVSPAIRNNPNLYPTAEAMAKLYTLKPLARDAERARTRAWTRIKSGT
- the pdxR gene encoding MocR-like pyridoxine biosynthesis transcription factor PdxR gives rise to the protein MSERPLVLPFDPAGIALDRRRGLSQQLYQALRARVLDGRLSSGTRLPATRDLAAMLALSRNSVVRAYDQLYAEGYIESRVGDGTYVSQLPKLSAAKLSTQVSTGLSWLLSTDLSTFPSENTEDLSSSRRTSEPLLRLKSNHLPPPRSGAPRAFRVGIPAFDLFPFDVWAKLQAGFWRNPAPAQLGYGDPAGEPLLRELIAAYLRRSRGLTCTAEQIVITSGAQQAISLCAQLLLQPGDGVAVENPGYRAAGHAFALAGGRLHGVPVDEDGMDCRRLGQLADCRLVYVTPAHQYPTGVTMSLARRLELLAWAERSDGWIIEDDYDGEYRYSGAPLAPLAALDRHGRVLYVGTFGKIAFPALRLGYLVLPAQLAQAFSQARALAVRHSEVSSQCVMAEFMARGHFQRHIRRMRKAALSRRNVLKAGWPVDIPGLGGMPEVAAGLHVKVDVDNFAREQELVAKAEAVGVEVTPLSNFWLADSEVPVDKRAGLVLGFAAVPEGEIAEALMKLRKAWRPIRG
- a CDS encoding FMN-binding negative transcriptional regulator, with the translated sequence MYNSKPHQEHDLGRLHQHMLDTRLAILVSQGEQGLLATHLPVLVDIAEGEFGTVYAHLARVNRQWHDLEQGGEALLVFPGADAYVSPGYYPSKADNPKVVPTWNYLAVHAYGPAEVIHDAEPLLAIVSRLTERHEQGRSEPWKVTDAPRDYLDGMLRAIVGIRLPIARLQGARKLSQNRSEQDIAGVREGLSASPDYLDNQLAAHMRQL
- a CDS encoding GNAT family N-acetyltransferase, whose product is MSSVTLRPVTPEDHAAWHALWQAYLHFYESELAEEISLSTWQRLLDPSEPTHSALAWVDGKAVGMVNFIYHRSNWSIGNACYLQDLYVDSAQRGLGIGRQLIEHVYARAKADNCSKVYWVTHETNATAISLYQQVAERSGFIQFRKEF